Sequence from the Pseudomonadota bacterium genome:
CACCGATGCCCCGTCGCTCTGCGCGGCGGGGCGTGGCTTTCCGCTCCCGCCTGCGATCCTCCAGCGCCCCGTCAACCCGGGGCGCCCGAAGGCCAGCCGAGCTCGCCTTCGACCGACAACAGTACCGTTCGAGCAACGCCCTGGCTTGGGCCAAACGTACTTGGGGGCGGATCTCGTGAAGCTCCCGGCAGGGCTGGCTTCTACAACCTAGTAATCAAGCACTCAAGTTACACAGTGTGTGACACCCGGTGGCGCGCTGGATGAGTGTTCCGCATACTGCAAGACAAACGATGTAGACCCATCGTAGGCGGTGACGAAAACAGCGTTTCTGGGGGTACACACCAACGCACTACTTATGCAGTAGTACTCAGTCGAATCGAAGTACCCTGCATGAAAGATACCCTCCTTCGTGATAGGGAATCCGTGTTGGCTGGACAAGTCCCTCAGCAAACCGCTGCACTCTACCACCCGTGAACACCCCCCAAGGTTCACTAGAACGGCAACCAATAACCCTGCCCTCAGCCACATAGCAGACTCCTCAAGGTGGCATCGATCGCTCGTGCGCATCGCTACCTTAAGCCTGCTACTTCCCAAAGTAACGCAGCCACAGTATCGCCACTACGAACAACATCGAGAACGTCGCTAGCAGAACAAAGATCGCCATGGAGACTTTGCCTGCAAATCCCGTATCCCCGAAGAACAGCCAAAAGCTAAGGTTGAACCCAACAGTCGCGCCCGACACCACGGCCACTCCTGTAGCTTGTTTCCAGTCCACTGCGCGAGGAGCGATTCCGGGTAAGTAGGAGACAAGATAGCCTACGAGGAATGCGAATACGCCGAACCCAATCCACGCCACGACGCTTGCTTCGTGAGCCGTCATAGCCACCGCCCTCCCATAGGCGTTTCCGGCAAGAAGTACACGCGTCCAGTGCCGGCGTCTGGCGCGGCATGTGTAATTGCAAGTCGATCCGATCGAGCAGCGGACCGCAGATGCGCTGACAATAGCGGTGACCATGGAGAGCGTACAACGGCAGTGAGACTCACCGGGATAACCGCAAGGCATGCTGCGAGGCAGCAACCAGCAGCGCCGGCCGGCGTAGGCAGCCAACTTCGAGCGAGTCCGCTTGTTGTGTGCCATGAGCTAGTGCAATCATAAGCCTATCAGAAACAACTAACTCGGACAGCCAACCTTGAAGCAAACAGTCCTCGTACTCTCACTGATCAGCGCCGTCCTCTTGGTCCGGTCGGAAGCCGCAACGCTCGACTTTCTCGCGGAGTTTCCTGGGGATACGTACCTCGGAACCCCGAATTTCTCACTCGTGAATGCGCAGATCACAGCGAGCGGAGGCGACGTGTTCATCTTCGACGCGGATACCGGGAACAATCCGCCCGGACCGTTGGGTGGGTTCTGCGGGGTCACCGAAATGCAGGGGGCTGACTGCTCTACAGACATCGAGATCAGGTTCGCTCAGAGGATTGGCAACCTGACGTTCACCACGAACCAGTTCGATGACGGGGATGTCTTACGAGCACAGATCTTCGATGGCGCTCAGCTTCTATCAGAACAGGTGATTGCCGCGAACCAACTGGTGGATTTCAGCGCCTTCAGTGGAATAGATCGACTCGTCCTCATCGGGTCCGAAACCACTGGTGATGGCCTTGGACTCGCCTACGGTCGCTTTCAATTCGCCGTGGTCCCTATTCCCGCCGCCGGCCCGCTGTTGTTGCTACCCCTTGCTTTAATCAGCGTGGTCGGCCGGTTGCGGCGACTGAACTAGCGGTGACTTCCTATCGCAGGCGCTACGCTGGCCGGCGGAGTCCCGTGCCTGGCATCGGTCGCCTGGGTCGAGTGATTTCACGAGCTATCTGACAACGAAACCCCTGAGCTGCTGACGCCAGGCCCATGTACCGAGGGCAGCGCAGCCCAACGCTCCTCCAGCGAAGTCCGCCAACCCAGTGCTTCCGACAGGTGCGCAGCGGTCACTTCTGTCGATCCTGCAAGATCGGCTACTGTCCGCGCCACGCGCAAGACACGATGAATCGCACGCACAGACAAGCCGAAGCGCTCGCCCGCCGCACGAATCAACGAACGCCCCACTTCGTCAGGCGCAACCACCTCGCCCAGTTGGGCCGGCGTAAGCGCGTGGTTGAGGCGGCCGCTGCGCCCTCGCTGCGCGCTGTGCGCGGCTGCCACTCGACGGGCGACGAGCGCACTCACTGACGGCGGCGATGGTGCCGTGTCACCACCCACCTCTGCCGGCGTCTGACGCGGCATGTGTAGTTGCAAATCGATCCGATCGAGCAGCGGACCGGAAATGCGCTGGCGATAGCGATTGATCATCGCTGGGGTGCAACGGCACCGAGGCTCACCGAGATAGCCGCAAGGACAGGGATTCATGGCCGCCACCAACTGAAACCGCGCCGGAAACGACGCCCTACCCCCGGCACGGGCAAGCTGCACCACCCCCGCTTCCAACGGCTCGCGCAGCCCCTCCAGCACATCGCGCCGAAACTCGGGGAGCTCATCCAGAAACAACACCCCACAGTGGGCGAGGGAAATCTCACCGGGGCGAAGTACAGCCCCGCCGCCGAGCACGGCAGCGGCGGTGGCGCTGTGGTGGGGAGCACGGAAGGGACGCTCCAGCTGCGGCCCCACGGCTCCGCCCGCCAGCGAGTGCACCACTGCCGCTTGCAACTGCTCCTCATGAGTTAACGGTGGCAATAGGCCCGGTAAGCGAGTGGCCAACATGGTCTTGCCCGTGCCCGGAGGCCCCACCAACAGCAAGCTGTGGCCCCCGGCGGCGGCGATTTCCAGCGCCCGCCTGGCGGTCGCCTGGCCTTGCACATCGCCGAGGTCGAGAGCGTTGCCATGCGGGTCCGGTGGTGCGAAGCGCGGCGACGGACAGGCCCGCAGGGGACGTCTCCCACACAGGTGCGCTCCCACCTGCTCGAGGGTGGCAGCCGCGTAGACCTCGGCCTGGCGCTGCATGGCCGCCTCCTCGCCGTTGGCCACCGGCACGATCAGCGCATGCTTCGCTGAGGCGGCGTGGGTGGCGACGCAGATGGCGCCACGGATCGGCCTCAAGGTGCCCCCCAGCGAGAGCTCGCCGTAGCACTCGATGCCCTGCAGGGCGTTGCCCGGCAGCTGTCGGCTGGCCACCAGCACCCCGACGGCGATGGCGAGGTCGAAGCGACCGCCTTCTTTGGGGAGATCGGCCGGTGCGAGATTTAC
This genomic interval carries:
- a CDS encoding YifB family Mg chelatase-like AAA ATPase yields the protein MTLARVLSRAQVGVEAPQVTVEVFLGRGLPRFTMVGLPETAVREARERVRAAITQSGYEFPARPITVNLAPADLPKEGGRFDLAIAVGVLVASRQLPGNALQGIECYGELSLGGTLRPIRGAICVATHAASAKHALIVPVANGEEAAMQRQAEVYAAATLEQVGAHLCGRRPLRACPSPRFAPPDPHGNALDLGDVQGQATARRALEIAAAGGHSLLLVGPPGTGKTMLATRLPGLLPPLTHEEQLQAAVVHSLAGGAVGPQLERPFRAPHHSATAAAVLGGGAVLRPGEISLAHCGVLFLDELPEFRRDVLEGLREPLEAGVVQLARAGGRASFPARFQLVAAMNPCPCGYLGEPRCRCTPAMINRYRQRISGPLLDRIDLQLHMPRQTPAEVGGDTAPSPPSVSALVARRVAAAHSAQRGRSGRLNHALTPAQLGEVVAPDEVGRSLIRAAGERFGLSVRAIHRVLRVARTVADLAGSTEVTAAHLSEALGWRTSLEERWAALPSVHGPGVSSSGVSLSDSS